A DNA window from Moorella thermoacetica contains the following coding sequences:
- a CDS encoding response regulator, translating to MTDIEKITILIADDHSLVREGIRKILELEPDLQVVGEAATGQEAIEMTRRYQPQVIIMDINMPGLNGIEATKVIRQEWPQIAILALTIHDDEEYIIELLRSGVSGYVLKDISAEELVQAVYQVARGARVIHPGVAQKVIGCIQKQKPFTPAPVSIPLTAREREILIHVSLGKSNREIARELFISEKTVKNHLTHIFHKIGVSDRTQAALYALKHGLNDAKLE from the coding sequence TTGACGGATATTGAGAAGATTACCATCTTGATTGCTGATGACCATTCCCTGGTGCGGGAGGGTATACGTAAAATCCTGGAGCTGGAACCGGACCTGCAGGTAGTTGGTGAAGCTGCCACCGGCCAGGAGGCCATCGAGATGACACGGCGTTACCAGCCTCAGGTCATTATTATGGATATTAACATGCCGGGCCTGAATGGCATTGAAGCTACGAAAGTAATACGGCAGGAATGGCCGCAAATCGCTATCCTGGCCCTTACTATTCATGACGATGAGGAATATATTATTGAATTGTTACGGTCCGGGGTATCCGGCTACGTCCTGAAGGACATCAGCGCCGAAGAACTGGTGCAGGCCGTCTACCAGGTGGCCCGGGGCGCCCGGGTTATTCACCCGGGGGTAGCCCAGAAGGTTATCGGTTGTATCCAGAAGCAAAAACCCTTTACACCGGCCCCCGTATCTATACCCCTGACCGCGCGGGAACGGGAGATCTTAATCCATGTCAGCCTGGGCAAGTCCAACCGGGAAATCGCCAGGGAACTATTTATTAGTGAAAAAACGGTAAAAAACCATCTAACGCATATCTTTCATAAAATTGGGGTCTCCGATCGTACCCAGGCGGCCCTTTATGCCTTGAAACATGGCCTGAATGATGCTAAGTTAGAGTAG
- the nuoL gene encoding NADH-quinone oxidoreductase subunit L yields the protein MINHAWLIPVFPALAFPIIIFLTRRVRHLSALVGIAAIGASFVMAVGVLREVLLNGITMSRPVEYAATWLGVPGLLKIEAGVLIDPLAAVMLLVVTLVALLVEIYSVGYMHGDPGFSTFFGYLSLFSASMLGLVLANNYFMIFFFWELVGLCSYLLIGFYYHKQSAARAGLKAFVTNRVADFGFMLGFFFLFAIFGTFNFRELAAAIPSYKNTGFLALAAALVFIGPIGKSAQFPLHVWLPDAMEGPTPVSALIHAATMVAAGVYLLARAFVLFASLPGIMLLVAYVGGFTALFAATIAITQRDIKRILAYSTISQLGYMVMAMGIGSMTAGMFHLMTHAFFKALLFLGAGSVIHALEEQDIFRMGGLYKDMKVTVSTFVIATLALAGVPPLAGFWSKDEILAGAFDHGFTGLYIIGTLVAFLTAFYMFRLIFVAFFGDRRAGLHAHESPLTMTVPLVILAVLSVVSGFVGAPFVSHGFSSFVYYGEPHLVEPNYGVMLLSTIVALAGIGLAWVLYGRPSDVPARLAERYHSIYKLLVNKYYIDEVYLWLFHRVGLGLAEAFNWNDRHVVDGVFDGIGDVTRLSGHRLRLIQTGNLQTYALVIFTAVVIIALWMAAPVLGGVIQ from the coding sequence ATGATCAATCATGCCTGGTTGATACCGGTTTTTCCGGCCCTTGCTTTTCCCATAATTATTTTTCTGACCCGTAGAGTGCGCCATTTAAGCGCCCTGGTGGGCATCGCCGCCATCGGCGCCAGCTTTGTCATGGCTGTGGGGGTATTACGGGAAGTCCTGCTTAACGGGATAACCATGTCCCGGCCGGTGGAGTATGCCGCCACCTGGCTGGGGGTCCCCGGTCTTTTGAAGATTGAAGCAGGCGTCCTGATTGATCCCCTGGCAGCGGTAATGCTCCTGGTAGTCACCCTGGTAGCCCTGCTGGTGGAAATTTATTCAGTGGGTTATATGCACGGCGACCCCGGATTTTCCACTTTTTTCGGCTACCTGTCCCTGTTCAGCGCTTCAATGCTGGGACTGGTCCTGGCCAATAACTACTTTATGATATTTTTCTTCTGGGAGCTTGTTGGACTTTGTTCCTATCTTTTAATAGGTTTCTATTACCACAAGCAGTCGGCGGCCCGGGCCGGCTTGAAGGCCTTTGTTACCAACAGGGTGGCTGACTTCGGTTTCATGCTGGGCTTCTTTTTCCTCTTTGCCATCTTTGGCACCTTTAATTTCCGGGAACTGGCGGCAGCCATTCCCAGTTACAAGAATACCGGCTTCCTGGCCCTGGCGGCGGCCCTGGTGTTTATCGGTCCTATCGGCAAGTCGGCCCAGTTCCCTTTACATGTCTGGTTGCCGGACGCCATGGAGGGTCCTACACCGGTTAGCGCCCTGATCCATGCTGCGACAATGGTGGCAGCCGGTGTCTATTTACTGGCGCGAGCCTTTGTCCTCTTTGCCAGCCTGCCGGGGATTATGCTCTTAGTTGCCTATGTAGGCGGTTTTACGGCCCTTTTTGCGGCCACCATAGCCATTACCCAGCGGGACATCAAGCGCATCCTGGCCTATTCTACCATCAGCCAGCTGGGATATATGGTCATGGCCATGGGGATCGGCAGTATGACGGCCGGAATGTTCCACCTCATGACCCATGCTTTCTTTAAAGCCCTCCTCTTTCTGGGAGCCGGAAGCGTTATCCATGCCCTGGAAGAACAGGATATTTTCCGCATGGGCGGTTTATATAAGGATATGAAGGTCACGGTAAGTACCTTTGTTATTGCCACCCTGGCCCTGGCCGGGGTGCCGCCCCTGGCCGGTTTCTGGAGCAAGGACGAGATCCTCGCCGGTGCCTTTGATCACGGGTTTACCGGTCTCTACATCATTGGTACATTGGTAGCCTTCTTGACAGCCTTCTATATGTTCCGGCTGATCTTCGTGGCCTTTTTCGGCGACCGCCGTGCCGGACTCCATGCTCACGAATCGCCGTTAACGATGACGGTGCCCCTAGTCATCCTAGCGGTACTTTCAGTGGTTTCCGGTTTTGTAGGGGCGCCCTTTGTGAGCCACGGGTTCAGCAGCTTTGTTTATTATGGCGAACCCCATCTGGTAGAACCAAACTATGGGGTGATGCTGCTTTCAACCATCGTAGCCTTGGCTGGCATCGGCCTGGCCTGGGTCCTTTACGGTCGTCCCAGTGATGTGCCGGCAAGGCTGGCCGAACGCTACCACAGCATCTATAAGCTTCTGGTCAACAAGTACTATATTGATGAGGTCTACCTGTGGCTTTTCCATCGTGTCGGCCTTGGGCTGGCCGAAGCCTTTAACTGGAACGATCGCCATGTTGTTGATGGCGTCTTTGATGGTATCGGCGATGTAACCCGGTTGTCGGGCCATAGACTACGCTTGATCCAGACGGGAAACCTCCAGACCTACGCCTTGGTTATCTTTACGGCCGTGGTAATCATTGCCCTCTGGATGGCAGCACCGGTGTTGGGAGGGGTGATCCAGTGA
- the nuoH gene encoding NADH-quinone oxidoreductase subunit NuoH yields MTVEDIFTGIAAYLRGFLAGAPPWVVTLAIGVLYLIGVLAFIFLNALYLIYLERKISAYMQQRIGPNRLGPHGLLQSVADAVKLLGKEDIIPRGADRWVFIIAPVLIFIPATMLYAVIPFGKGMVPADLNIGVFYFLAVASTTTIAILMGGWGANNKYALLGSMRCVAQMVSYEIPLTFSILGVIMLAGSLQTSQIVAAQGKIWYILLQPLAFIIYFIAATAEVNRAPFDLVEGEQEIIAGPYTEYTGMRYALFYLSEYANLVSVSALAVTLFLGGWQGPWLPSWLWFLIKVYIMIFIFMWVRWTFPRIRIDHLLSFNWKVLLPLSLANILVTGVGIKIYQLLTLGRW; encoded by the coding sequence ATGACCGTGGAAGATATCTTTACCGGCATAGCCGCTTACCTGCGGGGGTTCCTTGCCGGAGCACCGCCCTGGGTGGTGACCCTTGCCATAGGGGTCTTATACCTGATCGGGGTACTGGCCTTTATCTTCCTGAATGCCCTTTATTTAATCTATCTGGAACGGAAGATAAGCGCTTATATGCAACAGCGCATCGGGCCCAACCGTTTGGGGCCCCATGGCCTCCTGCAGTCAGTGGCCGATGCGGTTAAACTCCTGGGGAAAGAGGATATCATACCCCGGGGGGCTGACCGGTGGGTCTTTATCATCGCCCCGGTGCTAATCTTTATCCCGGCGACGATGCTTTATGCCGTCATTCCCTTTGGCAAAGGAATGGTTCCCGCTGATTTAAATATTGGTGTCTTTTATTTCCTGGCGGTCGCTTCAACTACAACCATCGCCATCTTGATGGGCGGCTGGGGTGCCAACAACAAATATGCCCTGCTGGGCAGCATGCGTTGTGTAGCCCAGATGGTCAGTTACGAAATCCCCCTGACCTTTTCCATCCTGGGGGTAATAATGCTGGCCGGGTCCCTCCAGACCTCCCAGATCGTGGCCGCCCAGGGGAAGATCTGGTATATCCTTCTTCAGCCCCTGGCCTTTATTATCTACTTTATTGCTGCCACGGCCGAGGTCAACCGTGCTCCCTTTGACCTGGTGGAAGGGGAACAGGAGATTATTGCCGGACCTTATACAGAATACACCGGCATGCGTTACGCCCTCTTTTATCTTTCAGAGTATGCCAACCTGGTCAGCGTTTCCGCCCTTGCGGTAACCCTGTTCCTGGGCGGCTGGCAGGGGCCGTGGTTGCCGTCATGGCTATGGTTTCTAATTAAGGTTTATATTATGATTTTTATCTTCATGTGGGTACGCTGGACCTTCCCTCGTATCCGTATTGACCATCTGCTCAGCTTTAACTGGAAGGTGCTCCTGCCCCTGTCCCTGGCCAATATCCTGGTGACCGGGGTGGGCATTAAGATCTACCAGTTGTTAACCCTGGGGAGGTGGTAG
- a CDS encoding NuoI/complex I 23 kDa subunit family protein — protein MFGQGLLKGLSITWHFCFGKAVTEQYPERRPNLPPASHGSFRLEREKCIACGICANACPNHVITVESERDEQKKRHLTGYRVKLGQCLFCGLCVESCPQGALHWQPDFELACYRHEDTEQDLLVGQAVEVKKGA, from the coding sequence ATGTTCGGGCAAGGTTTGCTAAAAGGGCTGAGTATTACCTGGCACTTTTGTTTCGGTAAGGCGGTCACGGAGCAGTACCCCGAACGACGGCCCAACCTGCCGCCGGCCTCCCACGGGTCCTTCCGCCTGGAGAGGGAGAAGTGTATTGCCTGTGGCATCTGTGCCAATGCCTGCCCCAATCATGTTATTACCGTCGAGAGCGAGCGCGACGAACAGAAAAAACGTCACCTGACTGGCTACAGGGTCAAGCTGGGCCAGTGCCTCTTCTGCGGCCTGTGCGTGGAAAGTTGCCCCCAGGGGGCCCTCCATTGGCAGCCCGACTTTGAGCTGGCCTGTTACCGTCATGAAGACACGGAGCAGGATTTACTGGTCGGCCAGGCAGTGGAGGTGAAGAAAGGTGCTTGA
- the nuoK gene encoding NADH-quinone oxidoreductase subunit NuoK, which yields MITLNHYLAVGGLLFCIGLFGALAKRNAIAVLMGIELMLNAVNINLVAFNHFLAPDQVTGQIFAIFVIVVAAAEVAVGLALVLNIYRRRLDSNVDDLDWLKW from the coding sequence GTGATCACCCTCAACCACTATCTGGCCGTGGGCGGTCTCCTCTTTTGCATCGGCCTTTTCGGAGCCCTGGCCAAGAGAAATGCCATCGCCGTTTTAATGGGAATCGAACTTATGCTCAATGCTGTCAACATTAACCTGGTGGCCTTCAACCATTTCCTGGCGCCGGATCAGGTGACGGGCCAGATCTTCGCAATCTTTGTTATCGTCGTCGCTGCTGCGGAAGTAGCCGTCGGCCTGGCCCTGGTCCTGAATATCTATCGCCGGCGCCTGGACAGCAATGTTGATGATCTGGACTGGCTCAAGTGGTAA
- a CDS encoding NADH-quinone oxidoreductase subunit C, with protein MDNFIQELQRLFPDLEVREGVDVPALVVPADQLLALMTELKEKRGFNFLADLTAVDYPEDERIEMVYHLLSVPGMAEIRVKVNLDRQHPEVPSLTALWPAANVQEREAFDLMGVKFPGHPDLKRILCPDDFVGHPLRKDFRLQTEGGE; from the coding sequence ATGGACAACTTTATCCAGGAATTACAGCGCCTTTTTCCCGACCTAGAGGTCAGAGAAGGGGTTGACGTGCCGGCCCTGGTTGTACCGGCTGACCAGTTGCTGGCGCTTATGACGGAGTTAAAGGAGAAACGCGGTTTTAATTTCCTGGCGGACTTGACGGCTGTTGATTATCCGGAAGACGAGCGGATAGAAATGGTATACCATTTGTTATCCGTGCCGGGGATGGCCGAAATCCGGGTAAAGGTAAATCTTGACCGCCAGCATCCGGAGGTTCCTTCCTTAACTGCCCTCTGGCCGGCGGCCAATGTCCAGGAAAGGGAGGCCTTTGATCTAATGGGGGTAAAATTCCCTGGGCATCCCGATTTAAAGCGCATCCTGTGTCCGGATGACTTTGTTGGCCATCCCCTTCGTAAAGATTTTCGACTCCAAACAGAAGGGGGGGAATAA
- a CDS encoding NADH-quinone oxidoreductase subunit D has translation MAAAAENLRTEEIQLNMGPQHPSTHGVYRALLTLDGEKVVGVENIIGYLHRGIEKLAEDRTYTQVIPYTDRLDYLAGMLNNLGYVQTVEKLLGLEVPERAEYLRVIMAELSRLASHMVMVASMALDLSGWTAWFPPFRERERILDLFEMTCGSRLMVSYMRIGGVAADIPPGFLPALESFLNDLPRMIAEMNGLITGNEIFKARCQGVGKIDLETALAYGITGPNLRACGLPFDLRKARPYSIYDRFDFDIPTLNNGDSYDRFVIRLLEMEQSARIIRQAMEQLPDGPVQAKVPRVLKLPRGEVYHQIEGAKGILGFYLVSDGGSKLYRLHIHSPSFVNLGALPRISVGGTIQDFVVNIASIDIVLGEVDR, from the coding sequence ATGGCTGCTGCCGCGGAGAATTTACGAACGGAAGAGATTCAACTTAATATGGGTCCCCAGCATCCCAGCACCCATGGTGTTTACCGGGCCCTTTTAACCCTTGATGGTGAAAAGGTCGTCGGGGTAGAGAATATTATCGGTTACCTGCACCGGGGTATCGAGAAACTGGCTGAGGATCGCACTTATACCCAGGTTATTCCCTATACCGATCGCCTGGATTACCTGGCCGGGATGCTGAACAATCTGGGTTATGTCCAGACGGTGGAAAAGCTCCTGGGGCTCGAAGTCCCGGAGCGGGCCGAGTATTTGCGGGTAATTATGGCCGAACTCTCACGGCTGGCCAGCCATATGGTCATGGTAGCCTCCATGGCCCTTGATCTCTCCGGTTGGACGGCCTGGTTCCCCCCCTTCCGGGAACGTGAGCGGATCCTGGATCTTTTTGAGATGACGTGCGGTTCCAGATTGATGGTCAGTTATATGCGCATTGGCGGTGTAGCTGCCGACATACCGCCCGGTTTTCTGCCGGCCCTGGAGAGCTTTTTAAACGACCTGCCCCGGATGATTGCCGAAATGAACGGGCTGATTACCGGGAATGAGATCTTTAAGGCCCGCTGCCAGGGGGTGGGTAAAATTGACCTGGAAACGGCCCTGGCCTATGGCATCACCGGGCCTAACCTGCGGGCCTGCGGATTGCCCTTTGACCTGCGAAAAGCGCGGCCCTATAGTATCTATGATCGCTTTGATTTTGATATCCCCACCCTGAATAACGGGGATAGTTACGACCGGTTTGTTATTCGCCTGCTAGAAATGGAACAGAGTGCCCGAATTATCCGCCAGGCAATGGAGCAACTCCCCGATGGTCCGGTGCAGGCCAAGGTGCCGCGGGTGCTTAAACTTCCCCGGGGCGAGGTCTACCACCAGATCGAGGGTGCCAAGGGTATCCTGGGCTTCTACCTGGTCAGCGATGGTGGCAGCAAACTCTACCGTCTCCATATCCACAGCCCCTCGTTCGTTAACTTGGGAGCCCTGCCCAGGATTTCCGTCGGTGGTACTATCCAGGACTTCGTCGTCAATATCGCTTCCATTGACATCGTCCTGGGCGAGGTTGATCGTTAA
- a CDS encoding NADH-quinone oxidoreductase subunit B, with product MAVTRLKPADPQIPDNIILSTVDAMLNYCRAHSFWPVTFGLACCAIEMMAAGGARYDIARFGYEVFRPSPRQADLMIVAGTVTRKMAPLVRRLYEQMPAPKWVIAMGSCAISGGPFVDSYNVVPGVDTIVPVDVYVPGCAPRPEALINGLLALKKKVINPKVALVK from the coding sequence GTGGCTGTAACTAGATTAAAGCCAGCGGACCCGCAGATACCTGATAATATTATCCTGTCAACGGTTGATGCCATGCTTAATTACTGCCGTGCCCATTCCTTCTGGCCGGTAACCTTTGGTCTGGCCTGTTGCGCCATTGAGATGATGGCGGCCGGTGGCGCCCGTTATGATATTGCCCGTTTTGGGTATGAAGTTTTCCGGCCCTCACCGCGCCAGGCGGATTTAATGATTGTGGCCGGTACGGTTACCAGGAAGATGGCTCCCCTGGTGAGGCGTCTATACGAGCAGATGCCGGCACCGAAGTGGGTGATTGCCATGGGCAGCTGTGCCATTAGCGGTGGACCCTTTGTTGACTCTTACAATGTCGTGCCCGGGGTAGATACCATCGTGCCGGTTGATGTCTATGTACCCGGGTGTGCCCCCCGGCCGGAGGCTTTAATTAATGGCCTCCTGGCACTGAAGAAAAAGGTTATTAACCCTAAAGTGGCGTTGGTGAAGTAA
- a CDS encoding NADH-quinone oxidoreductase subunit A: MLQQYGIIAVFLVGGAATAVAALATNWLLRPKKPPEGDKLAAYECGLKTQGPTWIQFKVSYFLYALVFLLFDVETVFLYPWAVRFQALGLFAFAEMIVFIGILVLGLWYAWKEGALKWL, translated from the coding sequence GTGTTACAGCAATATGGCATTATAGCTGTATTCCTGGTTGGTGGAGCAGCAACGGCCGTTGCTGCCCTGGCCACCAATTGGTTGCTCCGCCCCAAGAAACCGCCCGAGGGTGATAAATTGGCCGCCTACGAATGTGGCCTGAAGACCCAGGGGCCGACCTGGATTCAGTTCAAAGTGAGTTATTTTCTTTATGCCCTTGTCTTTCTGTTATTCGATGTTGAGACCGTCTTTCTCTATCCCTGGGCCGTACGTTTTCAGGCCCTGGGGCTCTTTGCCTTTGCCGAAATGATCGTTTTTATCGGCATCCTGGTACTCGGCCTCTGGTATGCCTGGAAGGAGGGTGCATTGAAGTGGCTGTAA
- the ylqF gene encoding ribosome biogenesis GTPase YlqF, with protein MPAPLQSLRQYLKVVDAVLEVADARLPVSSRYPDLEKLIGFRARVVVLTRADLADPAATACWLEKLRAGGTRAVAMNARTGSGDRLLYQYLKAIAKAKREARARRGLGEAPLRVMALGIPNVGKSSVLNRLAGRGAARTGNRPGITRGPQWIRIKDNLELLDTPGVLWPRWREPRTALWLGALGCAPEESVPVVGIACLVGEFLLREAPGTLAARYGIQEQGDATDILAAIGRARGFLLPGGVVDQEKTARALVNDFREGRLGRFTLERP; from the coding sequence ATGCCTGCTCCCCTGCAATCCCTGCGTCAGTATTTAAAGGTTGTTGACGCTGTCCTGGAGGTGGCTGATGCCCGCCTGCCGGTTTCCAGCCGTTACCCCGACCTGGAAAAGCTAATCGGTTTCCGGGCGCGGGTCGTGGTATTGACCAGGGCGGATCTTGCCGACCCTGCCGCCACTGCTTGCTGGCTGGAAAAACTGCGCGCCGGGGGTACCAGGGCCGTGGCTATGAACGCCAGGACGGGTTCCGGCGACCGCCTTTTGTACCAGTATTTGAAAGCCATTGCCAAGGCCAAAAGGGAAGCCCGGGCCCGGAGGGGGTTGGGTGAAGCCCCTTTAAGGGTTATGGCCTTAGGCATACCCAATGTTGGTAAGTCTTCCGTTTTGAATCGCCTGGCCGGCCGGGGCGCAGCCCGGACCGGGAACCGCCCGGGGATTACCCGGGGGCCCCAGTGGATCCGGATCAAAGATAACCTGGAACTCTTAGATACCCCGGGCGTCCTCTGGCCCCGCTGGCGGGAACCCCGGACGGCCCTGTGGTTAGGTGCCCTGGGATGCGCTCCGGAAGAGTCAGTCCCGGTCGTAGGAATAGCCTGCCTGGTGGGCGAATTTCTATTGCGGGAGGCTCCGGGAACCCTGGCCGCCAGGTACGGGATTCAGGAACAGGGGGACGCAACCGATATCCTGGCAGCCATTGGCCGGGCCCGGGGCTTCCTTCTCCCCGGCGGAGTAGTCGACCAGGAAAAGACGGCCCGGGCCCTGGTGAATGATTTCCGGGAGGGACGTCTGGGTCGTTTTACCCTGGAAAGGCCCTGA
- a CDS encoding sensor histidine kinase: protein MPEKVITAATLEQIVKETVKTLEESREAIYNIAETARQEEARLRQELDEVRREFSEAAARVDRLEIEEKKARNRLMEVSRDFSSYGEKEMQAAYERAREYQVQLGLWRERESQLRLRRDRLESTLKNQQEMVRRAEELVRNVGAALALLTGELARVGDHLEELEQRHLVGLKILQAQEEERRRLAREIHDGPAQAMAGIAFKAELCTRLADIKSGNLKNELLALGNLARDTLAEIRKIIFSLRPMMLDDLGLVPALYRFAGEYLEKYGLDVELIIIGNEERLDKALEIGIFRLIQEALNNVWKHAGVTEARVKVEFRPEKITLSIKDEGCGFDPAAARGSGYGLAGMQERVKLLGGKLAIKTAPGRGTEVEIVIPRQQGGGWGF from the coding sequence GTGCCAGAAAAGGTAATAACTGCTGCCACCCTGGAGCAAATAGTAAAGGAAACAGTTAAAACCCTGGAGGAGAGCCGGGAAGCCATTTACAACATCGCTGAAACGGCCCGGCAGGAAGAGGCCCGGCTGCGCCAGGAGCTGGATGAGGTCCGCCGGGAATTCAGTGAGGCTGCAGCCCGGGTGGACAGGCTGGAAATAGAAGAAAAGAAGGCCAGGAACCGTTTGATGGAAGTAAGCCGTGACTTTTCCAGCTACGGGGAAAAGGAGATGCAGGCGGCCTACGAACGAGCCCGGGAGTATCAGGTCCAGCTGGGTTTGTGGCGGGAACGGGAGAGCCAGCTGCGCCTGCGCCGGGACCGCCTGGAAAGTACCTTGAAAAACCAGCAGGAGATGGTCCGGCGGGCGGAAGAACTGGTGCGGAATGTTGGTGCTGCCCTGGCCTTGTTGACCGGAGAACTGGCCCGGGTGGGCGATCACCTGGAGGAACTGGAACAGCGCCACCTGGTAGGATTAAAGATTCTCCAGGCCCAGGAAGAGGAACGCCGGCGCCTGGCCCGGGAGATTCACGATGGGCCGGCCCAGGCTATGGCCGGGATAGCCTTTAAAGCCGAACTCTGTACCAGGCTGGCTGATATTAAATCAGGTAATTTAAAGAACGAACTCCTGGCCCTGGGTAATCTGGCCCGGGATACCCTGGCAGAAATACGGAAAATAATCTTTTCCCTGCGGCCGATGATGCTTGACGACCTGGGATTGGTACCGGCCCTTTATCGTTTTGCAGGCGAATACCTGGAAAAATACGGCCTGGATGTAGAATTAATTATCATTGGCAATGAGGAACGATTGGATAAAGCCCTTGAAATAGGCATCTTTCGTCTAATTCAAGAGGCTTTAAATAATGTCTGGAAGCATGCCGGGGTAACCGAGGCCCGGGTTAAGGTGGAGTTCCGACCTGAGAAAATCACCCTGAGTATCAAAGATGAGGGTTGCGGCTTTGATCCGGCAGCAGCCCGGGGGAGCGGGTACGGCCTGGCCGGTATGCAGGAGCGAGTGAAACTCCTGGGCGGAAAGCTGGCAATTAAAACTGCCCCGGGCCGGGGTACGGAGGTAGAAATAGTTATCCCGCGGCAGCAAGGAGGGGGGTGGGGATTTTGA
- a CDS encoding NADH-quinone oxidoreductase subunit J family protein, which translates to MLDISALLFWVLAAITIAAALAVVLLKNIVHSALYLVLTFAGVAGLYILLQAEFLAAVQLLVYAGAVAILIVFAVMLTRRGDIKASNLFNINYLAAGVVSLALFVVIVLGTGRMTWTTAPAQAPANNVAAIANAFLGRFAIPFEVAAVLLLVAMVGAILLARGGKPER; encoded by the coding sequence GTGCTTGATATCAGTGCCCTTTTATTCTGGGTCCTGGCCGCAATTACCATCGCTGCGGCCCTGGCCGTAGTGCTGCTAAAAAATATCGTCCACAGTGCCCTTTACCTGGTTTTGACCTTTGCCGGGGTAGCCGGCCTCTATATCCTGCTCCAGGCCGAGTTCCTGGCGGCGGTGCAGCTCCTGGTCTATGCCGGGGCAGTAGCAATTCTAATTGTCTTTGCGGTGATGCTTACCCGCCGTGGCGATATCAAAGCCAGTAATTTGTTTAATATTAATTACCTGGCAGCCGGTGTTGTCTCCCTGGCCCTGTTTGTGGTCATCGTCCTGGGCACCGGGCGCATGACCTGGACTACCGCTCCCGCCCAGGCGCCGGCCAACAATGTGGCGGCCATTGCCAACGCCTTTTTGGGTCGCTTCGCCATACCCTTCGAAGTAGCGGCTGTTTTGCTCCTGGTGGCTATGGTGGGAGCTATCCTGCTGGCGAGGGGAGGGAAACCGGAACGGTGA
- a CDS encoding ribonuclease HII, with the protein MRASAGERERVEALYAWERRLQRQGVARIAGVDEAGRGPLAGPVTAAAVILPPGLFIAGLNDSKKVPPARRRELAAVIKKESLAWGIGWVSVKEIDCLNILAASRWAMRRALSALAIRPDHVLIDGMELPGLKIPQTPLVGGDALSASIAAASILAKVARDELMVAYDAVFQGYGLAGNKGYPTREHREALRRLGPCALHRRSFKH; encoded by the coding sequence GTGCGCGCATCCGCCGGTGAAAGGGAACGGGTCGAAGCCCTTTACGCCTGGGAACGGCGGTTACAACGCCAGGGTGTTGCCCGCATAGCCGGCGTAGACGAAGCTGGACGCGGACCGCTGGCCGGGCCGGTAACTGCTGCGGCAGTTATTCTACCACCGGGGTTATTCATTGCCGGCCTCAATGATTCCAAAAAAGTACCTCCTGCCCGGCGCCGGGAATTGGCCGCGGTGATAAAAAAAGAAAGCCTGGCCTGGGGTATCGGCTGGGTTTCAGTGAAAGAGATTGATTGCCTGAACATCCTGGCTGCCTCCCGGTGGGCCATGCGGCGGGCCCTATCGGCCCTGGCCATCCGGCCGGATCATGTGTTGATTGACGGCATGGAGTTACCTGGTTTAAAGATACCCCAGACCCCCCTGGTAGGTGGCGATGCATTAAGCGCTTCCATTGCAGCGGCTTCTATCCTGGCCAAAGTGGCCCGGGATGAACTGATGGTGGCCTATGATGCCGTTTTCCAAGGTTATGGCCTGGCGGGGAATAAGGGGTACCCGACCCGGGAACACCGGGAAGCCCTACGGCGTCTTGGCCCCTGTGCCCTCCACCGTCGTAGCTTTAAGCATTAA